In the genome of Streptomyces violaceoruber, the window TGGTGGCACCGGGCCGGGTGGGGCGACAGCTAGCCGCGCACCCCGCACAGGTGCAGCAGCGCCGCGACCGAGCGGTACGGGTCCGTCCGGCCGGCCCGCTCCTCGGCGGCCAGCAGGGCATCGAGGTCGGCGGGGGGCGGGGCACCGTCGGGCGCCGTGTCCGTGAAGACCCGCACGCCGTACCAGGTGTGCAGCGGCGCGCCGATGCCCGCGAGCTTCGCCGTCAGCGTCGCCAGCCGGTCCGCGCGGACGTCGAGGCCCAGGCGGTTGCGGTAGCTCGTGGTGTCGAAGGCGGCCAGCGCGCCCGGCCAGTCGCCGTGCAGGCCCGGGCGCAGCGCGAGCGCGTCGCCGTTGCGCACCACCAGCGACAGCAGGCCGCCGGGCGCGAGCATCCGGGCCAGTCCCGCGAGCAGCGGGTCGGGCTCCTCGACGTACATGAGCACGCCGTGGCACAGCACCACGTCGA includes:
- a CDS encoding class I SAM-dependent methyltransferase translates to MARQLDEQIAGRFAVGRRLRVLDVGMGQGTQALRLARAGHQVTGVERDATMIAAARDALAGQPEGIRERMRIVEGDGRDTGVHFLPGSFDVVLCHGVLMYVEEPDPLLAGLARMLAPGGLLSLVVRNGDALALRPGLHGDWPGALAAFDTTSYRNRLGLDVRADRLATLTAKLAGIGAPLHTWYGVRVFTDTAPDGAPPPADLDALLAAEERAGRTDPYRSVAALLHLCGVRG